Proteins encoded in a region of the Zea mays cultivar B73 chromosome 2, Zm-B73-REFERENCE-NAM-5.0, whole genome shotgun sequence genome:
- the LOC100272672 gene encoding Malonyl-coenzyme:anthocyanin 5-O-glucoside-6'''-O-malonyltransferase, translating into MAPPSPQPPLVRVLDRIRVSPPPADSEQEPALPLTFFDVAWLFTGPVERLFFFRHPEPASTLPLLRSSLSLALRRFYPLAGTIRPHAPFLCSYTHGTDALTMVVAESNSPDDFDSLVARSRRDLDRIRPLVPQLPPPGEDGAFALAAVQATVFRGRGLCLGVSVHHAACDDASTMHFVRTWAATCRLGLENDDGSEDAVLPPRPVLDRSVVADPDDLRGKTLAGMARLAPPPSPPPPQQEEKTPMVMASFLLGREQIDRIKEGAAAKASSFVAASALAWVCLLKCGSVGVAGARRSHMLFSAECRSRLTPPLPAEYFGNCLRPCFVEAATADLLSGETEDGVAAAASAIGSAIQEMEQGVLEGAEGWLGRVLSVLPERPMSVGGSPRHGVYETTDFGWGRPARVEMVSVEKTPGTVALADSPEGDGGIELGVVLPPDAMDAFASCFAHAVGANV; encoded by the coding sequence ATGGCGCCTCCGTCTCCCCAGCCGCCGCTAGTGCGCGTGCTCGACCGCATCCGCGTCTCGCCGCCGCCGGCTGATTCTGAGCAAGAGCCTGCGCTCCCCCTCACTTTCTTCGACGTTGCCTGGCTCTTCACCGGCCCCGTcgagcgcctcttcttcttccgccacccGGAGCCGGCCTCCACTCTCCCGCTCCTCCGCTCCTCGCTCTCCCTCGCGCTCCGCCGCTTCTACCCACTCGCCGGCACCATCAGGCCCCACGCGCCCTTCCTCTGCTCCTACACCCATGGTACCGATGCCCTCACCATGGTCGTCGCCGAGTCGAACAGCCCCGACGATTTCGACAGCCTCGTAGCCAGGTCACGCAGGGACCTGGACAGGATCCGCCCCCTCGTTCCGCAGTTGCCGCCGCCGGGGGAAGACGGAGCGTTCGCGCTCGCCGCCGTGCAGGccactgtcttccgaggccgtggcctctGCCTCGGCGTCTCCGTCCACCACGCTGCCTGCGACGATGCCTCCACCATGCATTTCGTCCGCACCTGGGCCGCTACCTGCCGCCTAGGACTCGAGAACGACGACGGATCCGAGGACGCCGTGCTACCGCCACGGCCGGTGCTGGACCGCTCCGTCGTCGCCGACCCCGACGACCTGCGCGGGAAGACGCTCGCCGGGATGGCGCGCCTCGCCCCTCCTCCttctccgccgccgccgcagcaggAGGAGAAGACGCCGATGGTGATGGCGTCGTTCCTGCTGGGGCGCGAGCAGATCGACCGGATCAAGGAGGGCGCGGCAGCAAAGGCATCGTCTTTCGTGGCGGCGTCGGCCTTGGCGTGGGTGTGCCTCCTCAAGTGCGGTTCCGTTGGCGTCGCGGGCGCCCGGCGCAGCCACATGCTCTTCTCCGCCGAGTGCCGGTCCAGGCTGACGCCACCGCTGCCGGCCGAATACTTCGGCAACTGCCTGCGCCCCTGCTTCGTGGAAGCCGCCACGGCGGACCTTCTCTCTGGGGAAACTGAGGACGGGGTGGCTGCGGCGGCGTCGGCGATCGGGAGCGCGATCCAGGAGATGGAGCAGGGCGTGCTGGAAGGCGCGGAGGGGTGGTTGGGCAGGGTGCTGTCGGTGCTTCCCGAGCGGCCCATGTCCGTGGGCGGGTCCCCCAGGCACGGCGTGTACGAAACCACGGACTTCGGGTGGGGCCGGCCGGCGAGGGTGGAGATGGTGTCGGTGGAGAAGACGCCCGGGACGGTAGCGCTGGCAGACAGCCCGGAGGGAGACGGAGGCATCGAGCTCGGGGTGGTGTTGCCGCCGGACGCCATGGATGCATTTGCTTCGTGCTTTGCGCATGCCGTCGGCGCCAACGTCTGA